The Stomoxys calcitrans chromosome 3, idStoCalc2.1, whole genome shotgun sequence genome includes a region encoding these proteins:
- the LOC106089512 gene encoding mucin-2 has product MKTIYALACLLLAITVTSAAKLDITSDVALNCEGPCCGISTGYAVDSQDPAVFYTCRQNSVTNRWSCKDNQVFNIDTKNCEPSGRSARDVGTEPCSDTTTTPPCTTTASTTTKTTTPVTTTTTKATTTTTTTTTTTTTTTTKTTTTTTTTTTTTKCTTTTTTTTTTKTTTTTTTTTTTTTTTTKTTTTTTTTTTTTTTTCTTNTTTTTTTTTTTTTTTTTTTTTTTTTTTTTTTTTTTTTTTTTTTTTSCTTTTTTTTTTTTTTTTTTTTTTTTTTTTTTTTTTTTTTTKTTTTTTTTTTTTTTTTTRTTTTTTPCTTTTTTTTTTTTRTTTTTTPCTTTTTTTTTTTTTTTTTTTTTTTTTTKTTTTTTTTTTKTTTTTTTACTTTTTKTTTTTTKTTTTKTTTTTTTTKPTTTTTKTTTTTTTACTTTTTKTTTTTTTTTTKTTTTTTKTTTTKTTTTTTTTKPTTTTTKTTTTTTTACTTTTTKTTTTTTTTTTTKTTTTKTTTTTTTTKPTTTTTKTTTTTTTACTTTTTKTTTTTTTKTTTTTTKTTTTTTKTTTTTTRTTTCTTIVITTTPCTTTTVAPCASSDTNFAAAADANLFAPPQAVKATIDLYLRSVCQNKPNNFKFASMKSCSEYYVCSNGAAIVASCSPNYFNSLTGMCDLPENTDCVPSQLFNNRI; this is encoded by the exons ATGAAGACAATTTACG CCTTAGCATGCCTGTTATTGGCTATAACAGTTACCAGTGCGGCCAAATTGGATATAACTTCGGATGTAGCATTGAATTGTGAAGGTCCCTGCTGTGGCATTTCCACTGGTTATGCAGTTGATTCGCAAGATCCAGCTGTCTTTTACACATGTCGTCAAAATTCCGTCACCAACAGATGGTCTTGCAAAGACAATCAGGTATTCAATATTGACACGAAGAATTGTGAACCATCGGGCAGATCGGCAAGAGATGTGGGAACTGAACCATGTTCTGATACAACAACGACACCACCATGTACTACAACAGCAAGTACTACGACAAAGACAACAACACCGGTAACGACAACAACGACAAAAGCCACGACTActacaaccaccaccaccaccacgacCACAACCACCACCACTAAAACGACTACTACTACAACCACCaccactacaacaacaaaatgtactacaacaacaacaacaaccaccaccaCTAAAACGACTACTactacaacgacaacaacaactactacaaCCACCACAACAAAAACCACAACGACAACAACCACCACAACCaccactacaacaacaacttgtaCTACAAACACAACTACGACTACTACCACAACAACCACCACAACGACTACCACCACAACGACCACCACCACAACGACTACCACCACAACAACTACAACGACCACTACAaccacaaccacaacaacaaccaccactACAACAACATCTTGTACTACAACCACAACCACCACAAcgaccaccaccacaacaactaCAACCACGACTACAACCACGACTACAACCACGACTACAACCACGACTACAACCACAACCACCACAACAACTACcaaaacgacaacaacaaccacaacaacgacAACTACCACTACGACTACAACTACCAGAACTACTACAACGACAACCCCTTGTACCACAACGACAACTACCACTACGACTACAACTACCAGAACTACTACAACGACAACCCCTTGTACCACAACGACAACTACTACTACAACCACAACGACAACTACCACTACAACCacaactactacaacaacaactaccaccaaaacaacgacaacaactacTACAACGACCACTAAAACAACTACCACGACAACCACAGCTTGTACAACGACTACTACCAAAACAACcacaactacaacaaaaacaactaccaccaaaacaactacaacaacaactactaccaAACCAACcacaactacaacaaaaacaactaccACGACAACCACAGCTTGTACTACAACTACTACCAAAACaactactactacaacaacaactactaccaAAACAACCACAACTACCACAAAAACAACTACTACcaaaacaactacaacaacaactactacgaAACCAACcacaactacaacaaaaacaactaccACGACAACCACAGCTTGTACTACAACTACTACCAAAACaactactactacaacaacaactactaccaCAAAAACAACTACTACcaaaacaactacaacaacaactactaccaAACCAACcacaactacaacaaaaacaactaccACGACAACCACAGCTTGTACTACAACTActaccaaaacaacaacaacaactactaccaaaacaactacaactactaccaaaacaactacaactactaccaaaacaacaacaacaaccactagGACTACTACCTGCACTACAATAGTTATAACAACAACTCCCTGCACCACTACAACTGTAGCTCCATGTGCTTCTTCGGATACAAactttgctgctgctgcagaTGCCAATCTCTTTGCTCCACCCCAAGCCGTTAAGGCCACCATTGATTTGTATTTGCGTTCAGTGTGCCAAAACAAACCGAATAACTTTAAATTCGCCTCTATGAAGAGTTGTAGCGAATATTACGTTTGTAGCAATGGAGCTGCCATTGTTGCTAGCTGCAGTCCAAACTATTTCAACTCTTTGACTGGTATGTGTGATTTGCCAGAAAATACCGATTGTGTCCCATCTCAATTGTTTAACAATCGCATCTAG